One window of the Candidatus Woesearchaeota archaeon genome contains the following:
- a CDS encoding nucleotidyltransferase domain-containing protein, which produces MIEKSTNQIVLSIFFENPTTEFYLRELSRRLKLSMPTIVSVTDMLAKDKLVIKIKGKALTIVRANRENITFIRYKRLYNLQQIYSSGIVDDLTERYNHPKAIVLFGSYARGDDTELSDIDIAVMTHKQLQLPLEDYQKQLHRPMSIHEIDLMKLSEEFKANLANGIVLEGFW; this is translated from the coding sequence ATGATAGAAAAATCTACTAATCAAATAGTACTTAGTATCTTTTTTGAAAATCCCACCACAGAATTTTACCTCAGAGAGCTCTCACGCCGTCTTAAACTCTCAATGCCAACTATCGTTTCAGTTACGGATATGCTGGCAAAGGACAAACTGGTTATCAAGATAAAGGGCAAAGCACTTACGATTGTTAGGGCAAATAGGGAAAACATTACTTTTATTCGGTATAAGCGTTTATATAACCTGCAACAAATATATAGTTCGGGTATTGTTGATGACCTTACTGAACGCTATAATCATCCCAAAGCTATTGTTCTCTTTGGAAGCTATGCTCGGGGAGATGATACAGAGTTGAGCGATATTGACATTGCGGTAATGACCCACAAACAGTTGCAATTGCCTCTTGAGGACTACCAGAAGCAGCTCCATCGCCCCATGAGTATCCATGAGATTGATCTTATGAAGCTGAGTGAAGAGTTTAAAGCAAACCTTGCAAATGGGATTGTCCTAGAGGGATTTTGGTGA
- a CDS encoding RsmB/NOP family class I SAM-dependent RNA methyltransferase — MERVVFKPAFIERYQQLTDYPLFEEYSRRFLRRSLRVNTLKRSIAEVKDRLQKEWSLTPIPWCADGFWIDHKGKGEEYRRDIGNTVEHQLGYIYIQEAASMIPPVVLQPTKGDVVLDVCASPGSKTSQIAAMMENTGVIIANDVSGERLKALGINIQRMGITNTVITLNNGMRFPQLMFDKILLDAPCSGTGAIRKSFKILTMWNPGMVKRLARVQQKLLERAFALLHDNGVLVYSTCSCEPEENEGVIDTFLTNHLDAMLEEITLPLKTSPAIMEFEGKTYTSKVEKCLRIWPQDNDTEGFFVTKIRKR, encoded by the coding sequence ATGGAAAGAGTTGTCTTTAAGCCCGCATTTATTGAACGATATCAACAATTAACAGACTATCCTCTCTTTGAAGAGTATTCTCGGCGGTTCTTACGACGTTCTCTTCGGGTAAATACGCTCAAAAGATCCATCGCAGAAGTAAAAGATAGATTGCAAAAAGAATGGAGCTTAACACCTATTCCTTGGTGTGCTGATGGATTCTGGATTGACCACAAAGGAAAAGGGGAAGAGTATCGACGCGACATTGGCAATACGGTAGAACACCAATTAGGCTATATATACATCCAGGAAGCAGCCAGTATGATTCCTCCAGTGGTTCTGCAACCGACCAAAGGAGACGTTGTACTTGATGTCTGTGCATCTCCAGGATCAAAAACATCGCAGATAGCCGCAATGATGGAAAATACCGGAGTAATTATAGCAAACGATGTGAGTGGGGAACGACTCAAAGCACTGGGAATTAATATCCAACGAATGGGGATTACGAATACCGTCATTACGCTGAATAATGGCATGCGATTTCCTCAGCTCATGTTCGATAAAATACTTCTCGATGCGCCATGTTCAGGAACAGGAGCTATACGGAAGAGTTTTAAAATTCTCACCATGTGGAATCCCGGGATGGTCAAACGGCTTGCACGAGTCCAGCAAAAACTCTTGGAACGGGCATTTGCACTTCTTCATGACAATGGGGTTCTAGTCTACAGTACCTGTTCGTGTGAACCCGAGGAGAATGAAGGGGTCATTGATACCTTTTTGACAAACCATCTTGATGCAATGCTTGAGGAAATTACCCTCCCGCTCAAAACAAGTCCTGCTATCATGGAGTTTGAAGGAAAAACCTACACATCTAAGGTAGAGAAATGCTTGCGCATCTGGCCCCAGGATAATGACACTGAAGGGTTCTTTGTGACTAAAATAAGAAAACGATAG
- a CDS encoding 50S ribosomal protein L16 produces MAKLRKFCSYRRLERPYTRKSKYREKSYIRASPASKVVRYEMGTVDQHFSTRLELVAKTALQIRHNAIESARQSSNRYLEKIMGKGNYHMKIMIYPHHILRENPLASGAGADRMSTGMKLSFGKPIGSAAQVKRGQTLILLRCEKQHLEAAREAMRRAANKFPCSCSVRVS; encoded by the coding sequence ATGGCAAAGCTCAGAAAATTTTGTTCATATAGACGCTTAGAACGTCCGTACACCAGAAAATCAAAATATCGGGAAAAAAGTTATATCCGTGCTAGTCCGGCCAGTAAAGTCGTTCGTTATGAAATGGGAACCGTAGATCAACATTTTAGTACTCGATTAGAGCTCGTTGCAAAGACCGCTCTGCAAATTCGCCATAATGCTATTGAGTCTGCCCGACAGTCGAGTAACCGTTATTTGGAGAAAATAATGGGTAAAGGAAACTATCATATGAAAATTATGATCTATCCTCATCATATTCTTCGTGAAAACCCTCTCGCATCCGGTGCAGGTGCAGACCGTATGAGCACAGGAATGAAATTAAGCTTTGGAAAGCCTATTGGATCTGCAGCTCAGGTGAAGAGAGGTCAAACCTTGATTTTATTACGCTGTGAAAAACAACATCTTGAAGCTGCACGAGAAGCAATGCGACGAGCAGCCAATAAATTCCCCTGTTCATGCAGTGTACGGGTTAGTTAA
- the gatD gene encoding Glu-tRNA(Gln) amidotransferase subunit GatD, translating into MSQTAYTTGDWVTITLENTTLTGRLMPQESSSFIVVKLKDGYNIGINKQKIKSITKAQLPEKKETEKKSPEKNTSKSSSKKIKAETQTKQKKKEQGEKPTVTILHVGGTIASKVDYVTGGVKPQFTSEEIIAMFPELKEFANIRSRLICNIWSQDMRFVHYNLLAKAVAEEIENGAEGIIISQGTDTLHYTSAALAFALEDLGKPVIIVGAQRSSDRGSTDAALNMTNAVFFITHTDFGEVGICMHEKSDDENCLILPATKTRKMHTSRRDAFKPINTSPWARVNYVTKQIDYYATHYGKKATRKVTVKPFKEDLKVAILKMHTHMYAEQFLFYKDYDGLVIESTGLGCLPITQKDATTAESGKIYEALKTLTQRGVIIVEAAQTIFGRIVLNVYDDQRNAQAIGILGNYSDMTAETTFLKLAWLLSNYPKTEVKKRMMENLRGELTEKSVQTAYPFTREYY; encoded by the coding sequence ATGAGCCAGACAGCCTACACCACCGGAGATTGGGTAACGATTACGTTGGAGAACACAACCCTCACAGGAAGATTGATGCCACAAGAATCATCATCGTTCATTGTTGTAAAGTTGAAAGACGGGTATAATATCGGGATCAACAAACAAAAGATTAAATCGATAACCAAAGCACAGCTTCCTGAAAAAAAAGAGACTGAGAAAAAAAGCCCTGAAAAGAATACATCGAAAAGTTCTTCAAAAAAAATAAAAGCAGAAACCCAAACAAAACAAAAAAAGAAAGAGCAAGGAGAGAAACCGACGGTTACAATCCTCCATGTTGGTGGCACCATTGCCTCAAAGGTTGACTATGTTACTGGAGGAGTAAAACCACAATTTACCTCTGAAGAGATTATTGCCATGTTTCCTGAATTAAAAGAATTTGCCAATATCCGCTCACGACTTATTTGTAATATTTGGTCTCAAGATATGCGATTTGTGCATTACAATTTACTTGCAAAAGCTGTTGCAGAAGAAATTGAGAACGGGGCTGAGGGAATCATCATCAGTCAAGGAACCGATACCTTACACTATACTAGTGCAGCACTTGCCTTTGCTCTCGAAGACCTTGGAAAACCAGTGATTATCGTTGGAGCACAACGGAGTTCTGACCGAGGAAGTACGGATGCAGCACTGAACATGACGAATGCGGTCTTCTTTATTACTCATACTGATTTTGGAGAGGTTGGCATCTGTATGCATGAAAAAAGTGATGATGAAAATTGTTTGATCTTACCCGCAACAAAAACACGCAAGATGCATACCTCTCGGAGAGATGCCTTTAAGCCTATTAATACCTCCCCCTGGGCACGGGTTAACTATGTAACCAAACAGATCGACTATTATGCTACACACTATGGAAAAAAAGCTACTCGGAAAGTAACAGTAAAACCATTTAAGGAAGATCTTAAGGTTGCTATTCTAAAAATGCACACCCATATGTACGCTGAACAATTTCTCTTTTACAAAGATTATGATGGCCTGGTCATTGAATCAACGGGATTGGGTTGTCTTCCCATAACCCAAAAGGATGCAACAACAGCAGAATCAGGAAAGATCTATGAAGCGCTGAAAACGCTAACGCAACGTGGCGTCATTATTGTCGAGGCTGCACAAACTATTTTTGGAAGAATTGTTCTGAACGTGTATGACGACCAGCGCAATGCGCAAGCAATCGGAATTCTAGGGAATTATTCTGATATGACTGCTGAAACAACCTTCCTGAAGCTTGCCTGGCTACTCAGCAATTATCCAAAAACAGAAGTAAAAAAGCGTATGATGGAAAATCTCCGTGGCGAGCTTACGGAAAAAAGTGTTCAGACGGCGTATCCTTTCACTAGGGAGTATTACTAG
- a CDS encoding Nif3-like dinuclear metal center hexameric protein, translating to MTGLQMTTLQQIVVFLDKELHVKDLQEGAINGLQVEGRQNIKKIAIAVDASLETFTKAQQNNSDMLIVHHGLFWGGVQPITGLLYKRLRFLIKNEMSLYAAHLPLDCHRSYGNNAQMAKLLGLKQIKPFGNYKGSIWGVQGTLKHELSFEQLMKLIKKKLASTPTSYTFGNKRVKKIGIVSGSGAFALSETAENNLDVLLTGEVLHHHYHEIKERKINVVSLGHYASERFGVLALAKLLQKRFNIETIFIDVRTGL from the coding sequence ATGACAGGACTGCAGATGACAACCTTACAACAGATAGTAGTATTCTTAGATAAAGAGTTGCACGTAAAAGACCTTCAAGAAGGAGCGATCAATGGATTACAGGTTGAGGGAAGACAAAACATCAAGAAAATAGCAATTGCCGTCGATGCAAGTCTTGAAACCTTTACCAAGGCTCAGCAAAACAACAGTGATATGCTTATAGTACACCATGGTCTATTCTGGGGAGGTGTACAGCCGATTACTGGGCTGTTATACAAAAGATTACGTTTTCTTATAAAAAACGAAATGAGCTTGTATGCTGCCCACCTTCCTCTTGATTGCCATCGTTCCTATGGAAATAATGCCCAGATGGCAAAACTCCTTGGATTAAAGCAGATCAAACCGTTTGGGAATTACAAAGGAAGTATCTGGGGTGTACAGGGAACATTAAAGCACGAGCTCTCTTTTGAACAGTTGATGAAACTCATCAAGAAAAAGCTAGCATCTACGCCAACATCCTATACGTTTGGTAACAAAAGAGTAAAAAAAATAGGTATTGTCTCAGGAAGTGGGGCATTTGCTCTTTCAGAAACTGCAGAAAATAATCTTGACGTATTGCTTACCGGAGAAGTACTGCATCACCATTATCATGAGATAAAAGAGAGAAAAATAAATGTTGTCTCTCTCGGCCATTATGCTTCAGAACGCTTTGGAGTTTTGGCGTTAGCAAAGCTCCTGCAAAAACGCTTTAACATAGAAACTATTTTTATTGACGTCCGTACCGGACTTTAG
- a CDS encoding alpha/beta fold hydrolase has product MRNQPAACEEVTTKLPALGPQPENILVVPERLGPLLNISFSLSSAQCCVFKQCNPCCNDPSCQNDPETFPLVFLHGHALSAETAADYSLDIFNDLQKELEQEGYINGGAISLTTSSSEAIPPLSVFNVPVTLKASYYLDLFQEQEDYVIVQTKSENIDTYAIRLKELIDTIQQRTGKPKIVIIAHSMGGLVARRYLQIFGTDAVAKLIVVGTPNKGIKGDVAKYCTVFGGELECRDMNANSLFMNKLNREEIPTIPIYNIVGTGCDMDGQQGDGIVLQEDALLEGAHTTLINGTCERFKLLHTELLNTARYPEVYTAIKKALE; this is encoded by the coding sequence ATGAGAAATCAACCTGCAGCGTGTGAGGAGGTTACAACAAAACTTCCTGCGTTAGGACCACAACCAGAAAACATACTTGTAGTACCTGAAAGACTTGGTCCACTGTTGAACATCTCTTTTTCACTTTCATCGGCGCAATGTTGTGTATTTAAGCAATGCAATCCGTGCTGTAATGATCCTAGCTGTCAAAATGATCCAGAAACATTCCCTCTTGTTTTCTTGCATGGACATGCATTAAGCGCAGAGACAGCAGCAGATTACAGCCTTGATATCTTTAACGATCTGCAAAAAGAACTTGAGCAAGAAGGATACATTAACGGAGGAGCAATATCACTCACCACTTCTTCCTCTGAAGCGATTCCACCACTCAGCGTCTTTAATGTTCCCGTAACACTGAAAGCAAGTTACTATCTTGATCTTTTTCAGGAACAAGAGGACTATGTCATTGTTCAGACAAAGAGCGAGAATATTGATACCTATGCGATTCGCCTCAAAGAACTTATTGATACCATTCAACAGCGTACAGGAAAACCAAAGATAGTTATTATCGCACACAGTATGGGAGGTCTTGTTGCTCGACGGTATCTCCAGATCTTTGGTACTGATGCTGTTGCAAAGCTCATCGTAGTAGGCACACCGAACAAAGGAATTAAAGGAGATGTTGCAAAGTACTGTACGGTGTTTGGAGGAGAACTTGAATGCCGTGATATGAATGCCAATAGTTTATTTATGAACAAGCTTAATCGAGAAGAAATACCTACAATTCCCATCTATAATATTGTTGGTACTGGCTGTGATATGGATGGGCAACAAGGAGATGGCATCGTCCTTCAAGAAGATGCCCTGCTCGAAGGTGCACATACCACACTCATTAATGGCACGTGCGAACGATTCAAACTGTTGCATACCGAACTTCTCAATACTGCACGTTATCCTGAAGTATACACCGCTATTAAAAAAGCACTTGAGTGA
- a CDS encoding DNA double-strand break repair nuclease NurA, protein MQDILGDLIAHLRVNTEELEESAKNSANEAHEVIFSEAGYTTFPFAAANFHHIQPYSPNTSLNLTFLFVDGGNAEILESSCFSLQQLRTAAVMVKNNKRVAFYRSNWLCMISPLTQKDHVYFKVKLYASEKSLFSVPQQFLIDAMDESLRLGQQRVALNKIGELIRRILELRMAQFMVQQSDPGAILVLDGSLQITHREEQKVFETLSHEATSKQILLCGLCKTNSIITKKGTSIVPLLQQHAPAEGIWYYTPLAVRQDYSDKTLLSFVKLHSTARYIFLFESIHDEHCDLAKVVAGLAQNARDAIFPGYPYGLISADQFARISHQEKELLKTQLMVHAGSHWKLIEHSLRTKNAHAVLDTIL, encoded by the coding sequence ATGCAGGACATTCTTGGGGATCTCATTGCCCATCTTCGGGTTAATACCGAAGAGCTGGAAGAGAGTGCAAAAAATAGTGCCAATGAAGCTCATGAAGTTATATTCTCTGAAGCTGGCTACACCACTTTTCCTTTTGCTGCAGCAAATTTTCACCACATCCAACCTTACTCTCCCAACACTTCGCTTAACCTTACCTTCCTTTTTGTTGATGGTGGAAATGCTGAAATTCTTGAATCATCCTGTTTTTCGTTACAGCAGTTACGGACAGCTGCAGTCATGGTGAAGAACAATAAACGAGTTGCCTTTTACCGCAGTAATTGGTTATGTATGATTTCTCCTCTTACCCAAAAGGATCATGTCTATTTTAAAGTAAAACTATATGCCTCAGAAAAGTCATTGTTTTCCGTTCCTCAACAGTTCCTTATTGATGCGATGGATGAATCATTACGCCTTGGACAACAACGCGTCGCATTAAATAAAATCGGAGAACTCATCAGAAGAATATTAGAACTTCGTATGGCTCAGTTTATGGTTCAGCAAAGCGATCCAGGTGCTATCCTTGTTCTTGATGGTTCACTACAGATCACTCATCGTGAAGAGCAAAAGGTATTTGAAACACTCTCTCATGAAGCTACCAGTAAGCAGATACTTTTGTGCGGACTATGTAAAACAAATTCAATCATCACCAAGAAAGGAACATCTATTGTTCCACTCCTGCAACAACATGCACCTGCTGAGGGGATATGGTACTATACTCCTCTTGCCGTACGTCAGGACTATTCTGATAAGACATTATTGTCATTTGTTAAGCTTCACTCTACTGCACGCTATATTTTTTTGTTTGAAAGTATCCATGATGAGCATTGTGACCTTGCAAAAGTCGTTGCTGGACTTGCCCAAAATGCTCGAGATGCTATTTTTCCAGGTTATCCGTATGGGTTAATCTCAGCAGACCAGTTTGCTCGTATCAGCCATCAGGAAAAAGAGCTTCTCAAGACCCAACTCATGGTTCATGCAGGAAGCCACTGGAAACTTATTGAACATTCCTTGCGCACGAAGAACGCTCACGCTGTTTTGGATACTATCCTTTAA
- the argS gene encoding arginine--tRNA ligase: MADLFREEIITLLKKSLNLDREVILEVPPSPELGDYAFPCFPLAKIMKKSPQEIAQDLSKQLKPSPLIERIEAHGPYVNFFLDQHTQAIDTLQHILKEKENYGRKKSLKKKVVIEFVGPNTNKPLHLGHVRNMVLGVALGNILEVGGCTVVPVNINNDRGVHICKSMLAYKKWGNDDSPEKSGLKSDHFVGKYYVKFAQEAKNNPELEQEVQAMLAQWEAHDPTVIALWKNMNTWALAGFQETYALFGVRFAKEYYESETYLHGKEIVLEGLQKGIFSQEADGAIVVDLHSQGYGKKVLLRSNGTAVYITQDLYVAKLRYEDYHYDQCIYVVANEQNHHFQVLFTVLRLLGMPFADKCYHFSYGMVNLPTGKMKSREGTVVDADDLVAEMVTLAKQETVKRHPRLSATDIEARAQQIAMAAIRFYLLKHDPSKDILFHPEESLAFEGETGPYVQYAHARICSILRKARFTATPEILKEISFAEQLPQEKELIALLARYPGIVEDTISTYRLSLIPRYLLDLAQQCNEFYHSCPILKAPPGIKLRRLMIIAAVRQVLQNGLTLLAIDAPERM, translated from the coding sequence ATGGCCGATCTGTTTCGTGAGGAAATTATTACCCTTCTAAAGAAATCATTAAACCTAGATAGAGAAGTAATCCTTGAGGTTCCTCCTTCTCCGGAGTTAGGAGATTACGCATTTCCCTGTTTTCCCTTAGCTAAAATAATGAAAAAATCTCCCCAAGAAATTGCCCAAGACTTAAGTAAACAATTGAAACCTTCTCCCCTCATTGAGCGTATCGAAGCTCATGGGCCATACGTTAATTTCTTTCTTGATCAACATACCCAAGCAATAGACACGTTGCAGCATATTCTGAAAGAAAAAGAGAACTATGGCAGAAAAAAGAGCTTGAAAAAAAAGGTTGTTATTGAATTTGTTGGACCGAATACCAATAAGCCGCTCCACCTTGGTCATGTAAGGAATATGGTTCTGGGTGTTGCTCTTGGAAATATTCTTGAAGTTGGTGGCTGTACGGTTGTTCCGGTAAACATTAATAACGATCGTGGGGTGCATATCTGCAAATCAATGCTTGCATATAAAAAATGGGGAAACGATGATTCTCCAGAAAAATCAGGGCTTAAATCTGATCATTTTGTTGGAAAGTATTATGTTAAGTTTGCTCAAGAAGCAAAGAATAATCCTGAACTTGAACAAGAAGTACAGGCCATGCTTGCACAGTGGGAAGCCCATGATCCTACGGTTATAGCCTTATGGAAAAACATGAATACCTGGGCACTTGCTGGATTTCAGGAAACATATGCATTATTTGGCGTTCGCTTTGCCAAGGAATATTATGAGAGTGAGACCTATCTCCACGGAAAGGAAATCGTTTTAGAAGGATTACAAAAAGGGATTTTTAGTCAAGAGGCTGATGGGGCTATTGTTGTTGATTTACATAGCCAGGGATATGGTAAAAAAGTCCTGCTTCGTTCAAATGGAACTGCTGTCTATATTACCCAGGATTTATACGTAGCAAAACTACGTTATGAAGATTATCATTACGATCAATGCATCTATGTTGTTGCCAATGAGCAAAACCATCATTTTCAGGTGTTGTTTACGGTGTTACGTCTTCTCGGAATGCCCTTTGCTGATAAATGCTATCACTTTTCTTATGGTATGGTTAACTTACCTACGGGAAAGATGAAATCACGCGAAGGAACGGTTGTTGATGCTGATGATTTGGTGGCTGAGATGGTTACCTTGGCAAAACAAGAAACCGTAAAGCGACATCCCCGTTTAAGTGCAACTGATATCGAGGCTCGTGCTCAGCAGATAGCCATGGCTGCAATACGATTTTACCTGTTAAAGCATGATCCAAGTAAGGATATCCTTTTCCATCCAGAGGAATCCCTTGCATTCGAGGGCGAAACCGGACCGTATGTCCAATATGCCCATGCACGGATCTGCTCCATTCTTCGAAAGGCGAGGTTTACTGCAACTCCAGAAATTCTGAAAGAAATCTCTTTTGCCGAGCAACTTCCCCAGGAGAAAGAACTTATTGCTCTCCTTGCCCGCTACCCTGGTATTGTGGAAGATACCATTAGCACGTACCGGCTATCCTTAATCCCTCGTTATTTACTTGATCTTGCGCAGCAATGTAATGAATTTTATCATTCCTGCCCAATCTTAAAAGCGCCTCCTGGAATAAAGTTGCGTCGTTTAATGATCATTGCTGCAGTCCGCCAGGTCTTGCAGAATGGACTTACCTTGTTAGCCATTGATGCTCCTGAACGGATGTAA
- a CDS encoding triose-phosphate isomerase, with product MTKKPLFVANWKMNKTHEEAAAFCKDLVAVVGQTADRDIVICPSFTALASCNTILGNVGSTVALGAQHMHYKDAGAYTGEISPLMLQALGCTYVILGHSERREFFGETNDAVRKKVLAALNHGLIPIVCIGETLQEREQRYTKAKVSMQLKEILASLEHEELDRLVVAYEPIWAIGTGKTATPEQAQEVHAYIRQLLKEHFDPTLGKAIKILYGGSVKPENAKVLLDQKDIDGFLIGGASLDLESFKAILKVLPWPEQMMSSSAMLPPDDLPKPQSPEDNDSSPLISW from the coding sequence ATGACAAAAAAACCACTCTTTGTAGCGAATTGGAAGATGAACAAGACCCATGAAGAGGCAGCAGCTTTTTGTAAAGACTTGGTTGCTGTTGTTGGACAAACAGCTGATCGTGACATTGTTATCTGTCCTTCATTTACTGCACTTGCGTCCTGCAATACTATTCTTGGGAACGTTGGAAGCACCGTTGCACTTGGCGCACAACATATGCATTACAAAGATGCTGGGGCTTATACCGGCGAAATCTCTCCGCTCATGCTCCAGGCATTAGGCTGCACCTACGTTATTCTCGGCCATTCTGAACGTCGGGAATTCTTTGGCGAAACAAACGATGCTGTCCGGAAAAAGGTTCTTGCTGCATTGAATCATGGATTAATCCCTATTGTCTGCATTGGTGAAACTCTTCAGGAACGTGAACAACGGTATACCAAGGCAAAGGTAAGTATGCAGCTGAAAGAAATTCTTGCTAGTCTTGAACATGAAGAACTTGACCGTCTTGTTGTTGCGTATGAGCCAATCTGGGCCATTGGAACAGGAAAAACAGCAACGCCTGAACAAGCCCAAGAGGTCCATGCCTATATCCGTCAATTGCTCAAGGAACATTTTGATCCTACCCTTGGAAAGGCCATCAAGATTCTGTACGGCGGCAGTGTTAAGCCAGAGAATGCAAAGGTATTACTTGACCAGAAAGACATTGACGGGTTTTTAATAGGTGGTGCAAGTCTTGATCTTGAATCATTTAAGGCTATCCTTAAGGTACTTCCATGGCCTGAACAGATGATGTCTTCCTCAGCAATGCTTCCGCCTGATGACCTGCCAAAGCCTCAATCACCCGAAGATAATGATTCATCACCACTTATTTCCTGGTAA
- a CDS encoding type II secretion system protein: MMRSKKGFEFTVTYLVMLILGIAALIFGILFATDLFGKAQQTKLQLDEQTEKQIEQLLLDGSRVAIPLNQKEVQRNDLVTFGIGVLNVLGNQETFTLSIEPGAGYRTDKTTICSPCQAEAQSWIQNAQRTITLKNNEDYTFLVGFLVPNDAQAGTYIFNVKVENGIAPPQVYGTAKIYVEVR, encoded by the coding sequence ATGATGCGTTCAAAAAAAGGGTTTGAATTTACCGTTACGTATCTTGTTATGCTGATTCTTGGCATTGCAGCGTTAATTTTTGGCATTTTGTTTGCTACTGATCTTTTTGGTAAAGCGCAACAAACAAAACTCCAGCTGGATGAACAGACTGAAAAACAAATAGAACAGCTCTTGCTGGATGGCTCACGGGTAGCTATTCCCTTGAATCAGAAAGAGGTCCAACGGAATGATCTTGTCACGTTTGGTATTGGTGTCCTCAATGTTCTGGGTAATCAAGAAACCTTTACGCTAAGCATTGAGCCAGGAGCAGGTTATCGTACCGATAAAACAACCATCTGTTCTCCCTGTCAAGCAGAAGCCCAGTCATGGATACAAAATGCCCAAAGAACGATAACCCTCAAGAACAACGAAGATTACACCTTTCTGGTAGGGTTTCTTGTGCCAAACGATGCCCAAGCAGGAACTTATATCTTCAATGTCAAGGTAGAAAACGGTATTGCACCACCCCAAGTCTATGGGACTGCAAAAATCTATGTTGAAGTAAGGTAA